From the genome of Gorilla gorilla gorilla isolate KB3781 chromosome 4, NHGRI_mGorGor1-v2.1_pri, whole genome shotgun sequence, one region includes:
- the NACA2 gene encoding nascent polypeptide-associated complex subunit alpha-2, which yields MPGEATETVPAAEQELPQPQAETGSGTASDSGESVPGLEEQDSTQTTTQKARLVAAAEIDEEPVSKAKQSRSEKRARKAMSKLGLLQVTGVTRVTIWKSKNILFVITKPDVYESPASDAYIVFGEAKIQDLSQQAQLAAAEKFKVQGEAVGNIQENTQTPTVQEESEEEEVDETGVEVKDMKLVMSQANVSRAKAVRALKNNSNDIVNAIMELTM from the coding sequence ATGCCGGGCGAAGCCACAGAAACCGTCCCTGCTGCAGAGCAGGAGTTGCCGCAGCCCCAGGCTGAGACAGGGTCTGGAACAGCATCTGATAGCGGTGAATCAGTACCAGGGCTTGAAGAACAGGATTCCACCCAGACCACCACACAAAAAGCCCGGCTGGTGGCAGCAGCTGAAATTGATGAAGAACCAGTCAGTAAAGCAAAACAGAGTCGGAGTGAAAAGAGGGCACGGAAGGCTATGTCCAAACTGGGTCTTCTACAGGTTACAGGAGTTACTAGAGTCACTATCTGGAAATCTAAGAATATCCTTTTTGTCATCACAAAACCAGATGTCTACGAGAGCCCTGCTTCGGATGCCTACATAGTTTTTGGGGAAGCCAAGATCCAAGATTTATCTCAGCAAGCACAACTAGCAGCTGCTGAGAAATTCAAAGTTCAAGGTGAAGCTGTCGGAAACATTCAAGAAAACACACAGACTCCAACTGTACAAGAGGAGAGTGAAGAGGAAGAGGTCGATGAAACAGGTGTAGAAGTTAAAGACATGAAATTGGTCATGTCACAAGCAAATGTGTCGAGAGCAAAGGCAGTCCGAGCTCTGAAGAACAACAGTAATGATATTGTAAATGCGATTATGGAATTAACAATGTAA